A genomic segment from Anas platyrhynchos isolate ZD024472 breed Pekin duck chromosome 5, IASCAAS_PekinDuck_T2T, whole genome shotgun sequence encodes:
- the CLMN gene encoding calmin: MAGQEWDWFQREELIGHISDIRVQNLQVERENVQKRTFTRWINLHLGKCKPPLKVKDLFMDIQDGKILMALLEVLSGQKLMHEYKSSTHRIFRLNNIAKALKFLEDSNVKLVSIDAAEIADGNSSLVLGLIWNIILFFQIKELTGNLNRNSSSSSLSSGPSGPESDTSHPSTPNVERNMSVTVKDQRKAIRALLIWVQRKTRKYGVAVQDFASSWRSGLAFLAVIKAIDSTLVDMKQALEKSARENLEDAFSIAQNKLGVPRLLEPEDIMVESPDEHSIVTYVAQFLEHFPELEGEDFADPDKELPIESTYVHIKDTPSEKESKILILSESEENMYTVSHERSHPAPPKVHIHDTPERILSETAPEECNGKLSQVLDDSQETSEEEPQRPTSLNITGSIRFESNSSQQMLSDKLMPGEGDMSDDPLKQNDDFSPAVLTDQKNSVDSFEDYSEELTKETYTEYDNETKSLSANTSSLSPLSWTSGILTDESINKVEESKPQIPILLPEDSSKQEDTHKYVLHLLNEEVLKLPENEHAKQSPVFETTESNHCSVNGSNLESQELSTLLETSDDSLSDVPKNAEDLDSYDEDESSAEVLPSSSKVSVIPHDLFYYPHYNVPISAVLDAYVEPCLEGYDTENENSCETVTDVLHEEGIPAQDYLEDAPEPGLGNNLGVPAPEMDTENGEEETIDINGHGNSSYEEEVLLLVEELENEKDGQKATSDEDTTVLQHSEAVDFNHLDDLATMGKILKESSNREEKNKNMIKAEDLQISKAGTTTLLQDELEEIANCHEFYRTSDNDSNIYLRQRLPNTSEKEIFGENNQTMTDVSENLPIIRNKKDMEASETPASPHQAPSVDQSEMFYFIIFLWLLIYCFLVVPQLLSSKV, translated from the exons TGGAACGGGAAAATGTACAGAAGAGGACCTTTACCAGATGGATAAACCTGCATTTGGGAAAG TGCAAGCCGCCTCTGAAAGTGAAAGATTTGTTTATGGATATACAAGATGGCAAAATCTTGATGGCGCTGCTGGAAGTCCTGTCAGGACAAAAGCTG ATGCACGAGTATAAGTCTTCAACCCATCGCATTTTTCGTTTGAACAACATAGCCAAAGCACTTAAGTTCTTGGAGGACAGCAAT GTAAAACTTGTTAGCATTGATGCAGCAGAAATAGCAGATGGAAATTCCTCTCTGGTACTTGGGCTAATATGGAACATAATCTTGTTTTTTCAG ATTAAGGAGCTGACAGGCAACCTCAACAGGAACTCCTCCTCATCCAGCCTCTCGTCCGGGCCCAGCGGGCCAGAGTCAGACACGTCTCACCCCAGCACTCCCAACGTGGAGAGGAACATGTCTGTCACGGTGAAAGACCAGCGGAAAGCCATCAGAGCCCTTTTAATCTGGGTCCAGAGGAAAACCAGAAA GTATGGTGTTGCAGTTCAGGACTTTGCCAGCAGTTGGAGGAGTGGCCTGGCTTTCCTGGCTGTCATAAAAGCCATAGACTCCACTTTGGTAGATATGAAGCAAGCACTGGAGAAATCAGCTCGAGAAAACTTGGAGGATGCTTTCAGCATTGCACAAAATAAGCTGGGTGTTCCTAGGCTCCTAGAGCCGGAAG ATATAATGGTGGAATCCCCCGATGAGCACTCTATTGTGACCTATGTGGCGCAGTTTCTGGAACACTTCCCTGAGCTGGAAGGC GAAGACTTTGCAGATCCTGACAAGGAGCTTCCAATTGAGTCCACATATGTTCACATCAAAGACACACcttcagaaaaggaaagcaaaatctTGATTTTAAgtgaaagtgaagaaaacatGTATACTGTTAGTCATGAAAGGAGTCACCCTGCTCCTCCAAAGGTTCATATTCATGACACCCCTGAGAGAATCCTGTCAGAAACCGCTCCTGAAGAATGTAATGGCAAATTGAGTCAAGTGTTAGATGATTCACAGGAAACCTCAGAAGAGGAGCCTCAAAGGCCTACCTCGCTGAACATTACAGGATCTATCCGCTTTGAATCCAATTCATCCCAGCAAATGCTTAGTGATAAATTGATGCCAGGTGAAGGGGACATGTCTGATGACCCACTGAAACAGAATGATGACTTTTCTCCAGCTGTTCTGACAGACCAGAAAAATTCTGTTGACTCTTTTGAAGACTACTCTGAAGAATTAACTAAAGAAACCTATACTGAATACGACAATGAAACTAAGAGCCTTTCAGCCAATACTTCTTCTTTAAGCCCACTGTCCTGGACTTCAGGTATACTTACAGATGAATCTATAAATAAAGTAGAAGAGAGCAAGCCCCAAATTCCAATTCTTTTACCAGAAGATAGCTCGAAACAAGAAGATACACATAAGTATGTTCTCCATCTTCTAAATGAGGAAGTACTGAAACTGCCAGAAAATGAACATGCAAAGCAATCGCCTGTCTTTGAGACAACAGAATCTAACCACTGTTCAGTGAATGGTTCTAATCTTGAAAGCCAAGAACTATCTACACTGCTAGAAACATCCGATGACTCTCTCTCAGATGTGCCCAAAAACGCAGAGGACCTTGACAGCTATGATGAAGATGAGTCTTCAGCGGAAGTGCTACCCAGTTCTTCAAAAGTATCAGTAATACCCCATGATCTCTTCTATTATCCACATTATAACGTTCCCATATCAGCAGTTCTGGATGCTTATGTTGAGCCTTGTCTCGAAGGTTAtgatactgaaaatgaaaactcttGTGAAACAGTAACAGATGTTTTACATGAGGAGGGGATACCAGCACAGGACTACTTGGAAGATGCTCCAGAGCCAGGCTTAGGGAATAACCTAGGAGTTCCTGCACCAGAAATGGATACTGAGAATGGAGAGGAGGAAACAATAGATATTAATGGTCATGGGAATTCTTCCTATGAAGAAGAAGTACTATTACTAGTAGAAgaattagaaaatgaaaaagatggcCAAAAGGCCACCAGCGATGAAGATACCACAGTTCTACAACATTCTgag GCTGTAGATTTCAACCATCTAGATGATTTAGCAACAATGGGAAAGATACTGAAAGAAAGTAGtaacagggaggaaaaaaacaaaaatatgataAAAGCAGAAGACTTACAGATCTCAAAAGCTGGGACTACTACTCTGTTACAAGATGAACTGGAAGAAATTGCTAATTGTCATGAATTTTACAG AACTAGTGACAATGATTCCAACATTTATCTCCGACAAAGGCTTCCTAATACTTCTGAGAAG GAAATCTTTGGTGAAAACAACCAGACGATGACAGATGTAAGTGAAAATCTACCAATCATCAG GAATAAAAAAGACATGGAAGCAAGTGAGACTCCAGCATCTCCTCACCAGGCTCCGAGTGTTGATCAGTCAGAGATGTTCTATTTCATCATTTTCCTCTGGTTGCTGATCTACTGCTTTTTAGTCGTTCCACAGCTTCTTAGCAGCAAGGTTTGA